Proteins encoded by one window of Superficieibacter sp. HKU1:
- the zupT gene encoding zinc transporter ZupT, translated as MSVPLILTVLAGAATFIGAILGVLGQKPSNRLLAFSLGFAAGIMLLISLMEMLPAALATENMSPVLGYGMFIAGLLGYYGLDRLLPHSHPQDLMQETVLPATRKIRRTAILLTLGISLHNFPEGIATYVTASNNLELGFGIALAVALHNIPEGLAVAGPVYAATGSRGKAVFWAGISGLAEILGGVLAWLILGSMMSPIVMAAIMAAVAGIMVALSVDELMPLAKEIDPHNNPSYGVLCGMSVMGLSLVLLQTIGFG; from the coding sequence ATGTCAGTACCTTTAATTCTGACCGTGCTTGCCGGCGCAGCCACCTTTATCGGTGCTATCCTCGGCGTACTGGGCCAGAAGCCTTCCAACCGCTTACTGGCATTTTCACTCGGCTTTGCCGCCGGGATCATGCTGCTGATTTCACTGATGGAAATGCTGCCTGCGGCTCTGGCAACTGAAAATATGTCCCCGGTGCTGGGCTACGGCATGTTTATCGCCGGTCTGCTGGGCTACTACGGTCTGGACCGCCTTCTTCCCCACTCTCATCCGCAGGATTTGATGCAGGAGACTGTATTGCCCGCTACGCGTAAAATCCGCCGCACGGCGATTTTGCTGACGCTGGGTATCAGCCTGCACAACTTCCCGGAAGGTATCGCCACCTATGTTACGGCGAGCAATAATCTGGAGCTGGGCTTTGGCATCGCGCTGGCCGTCGCGCTGCATAATATTCCGGAAGGCCTGGCGGTTGCCGGTCCGGTTTACGCGGCGACAGGCTCGCGAGGGAAAGCCGTTTTCTGGGCGGGGATTTCGGGCCTTGCGGAAATTCTCGGCGGGGTGCTGGCGTGGCTGATCCTTGGCAGCATGATGTCACCAATAGTGATGGCGGCGATTATGGCTGCGGTAGCGGGGATTATGGTGGCGCTGTCGGTAGATGAACTGATGCCGCTGGCGAAGGAAATCGACCCGCATAATAATCCAAGTTATGGCGTGCTGTGCGGGATGTCGGTAATGGGATTAAGTCTGGTACTGCTGCAAACTATTGGGTTCGGCTGA
- the ribB gene encoding 3,4-dihydroxy-2-butanone-4-phosphate synthase, whose translation MNQTLFSSFGNAFERVEQAVAALREGRGVMVLDDESRENEGDMIFAAETMTTEQMALTIRHGSGIVCLCITEDRRQQLDLPMMVENNTSAYGTGFTVTIEAAEGVTTGVSAADRVTTVRAAIADNAKPADLNRPGHVFPLRAQPGGVLTRGGHTEATIDLVTLAGFKPTGVLCELTNDDGSMARAPECIKFAREHNMAVVTIEDLVAYRREHEQKAS comes from the coding sequence ATGAATCAGACTCTTTTTTCTTCTTTTGGTAATGCGTTTGAGCGTGTAGAACAGGCAGTTGCTGCGCTGCGCGAAGGCCGTGGTGTGATGGTGCTGGACGACGAAAGTCGTGAAAACGAAGGTGATATGATCTTCGCCGCAGAAACCATGACCACCGAACAGATGGCGCTGACCATTCGTCACGGTAGCGGCATTGTTTGCCTGTGCATTACCGAAGATCGTCGTCAGCAGCTTGACCTGCCAATGATGGTCGAAAACAACACCAGCGCCTACGGCACCGGTTTCACCGTCACTATCGAAGCCGCTGAAGGCGTCACCACCGGCGTATCTGCCGCTGACCGCGTTACCACCGTTCGTGCTGCGATTGCCGATAACGCAAAACCCGCCGACCTGAATCGTCCTGGTCATGTGTTCCCGCTGCGCGCGCAGCCGGGCGGCGTGCTGACCCGCGGCGGTCATACCGAAGCGACAATCGATCTGGTGACGTTAGCGGGCTTTAAGCCGACAGGCGTGTTGTGCGAGTTAACCAATGATGATGGTTCAATGGCGCGTGCGCCGGAGTGCATCAAATTTGCCCGCGAGCATAATATGGCGGTGGTCACTATTGAAGATTTGGTGGCATATCGTCGGGAACACGAGCAAAAAGCCAGCTAA
- the ubiK gene encoding ubiquinone biosynthesis accessory factor UbiK has protein sequence MIDPKKIEQIARQVHESMPKGIRDFGEDVEKKIRQVLQSQLTRLDLISREEFDVQTQVLLRTREKLALLEQRLSELESRSQNVPTEVKPAPAIPPVDPQE, from the coding sequence ATGATTGACCCGAAAAAAATTGAACAAATCGCCCGCCAGGTCCATGAATCGATGCCGAAGGGGATCCGGGACTTCGGGGAAGACGTAGAGAAGAAAATCCGTCAGGTGCTTCAGTCGCAGCTTACCCGTCTGGATTTGATCAGTCGTGAAGAGTTTGACGTACAGACGCAGGTACTCCTGCGTACCCGTGAGAAGCTGGCGCTACTTGAGCAGCGTCTGAGCGAGCTGGAGAGCCGTTCGCAGAACGTGCCGACGGAAGTGAAACCGGCTCCGGCGATCCCGCCGGTCGATCCGCAGGAATAA
- the glgS gene encoding cell surface composition regulator GlgS: MNEQDLYSVQNFDFLARSFARMQREGRQIDIRKVTGNMDEEHRSWFCQRYEFYQRQTVCE, from the coding sequence ATGAACGAACAGGACTTGTACTCGGTACAGAATTTTGACTTTCTGGCGCGGAGTTTTGCCAGGATGCAAAGAGAAGGACGGCAGATTGATATCAGGAAGGTGACCGGCAACATGGATGAGGAACACCGTAGCTGGTTCTGCCAGCGCTACGAGTTTTATCAACGCCAAACGGTATGCGAATAA
- the hldE gene encoding bifunctional D-glycero-beta-D-manno-heptose-7-phosphate kinase/D-glycero-beta-D-manno-heptose 1-phosphate adenylyltransferase HldE, translating to MKVTLPEFTRADVMVVGDVMLDRYWYGPTSRISPEAPVPVVKVDTIEERPGGAANVAMNIASLGAASRLVGLTGIDDAARALSKSLADVNVKCDFVSVPTHPTITKLRVLSRNQQLIRLDFEEGFAGVDPQPMHDRIQQALKHVGALVLSDYAKGALASVQQMIALARQANVPVLIDPKGTEFERYRGATLLTPNLSEFEAVAGKCQSEEELVERGMKIIADFDLSALLVTRSEQGMTLLQPGKAPLHMPTQAQEVYDVTGAGDTVIGVLAATLAAGNTLEEACYFANAAAGVVVGKLGTSTVSPIELENAVRGRSETGFGVMDEAELQEAVAAARKRGEKVVMTNGVFDILHAGHVSYLANARKLGDRLIVAVNSDASTKRLKGDSRPVNPLEQRMIVLGALEAVDWVVSFEEDTPQRLIAGVLPDLLVKGGDYKPEDIAGSKEVWANGGEVLVLNFEDGCSTTNIIRKIQKDSHQ from the coding sequence ATGAAAGTAACGCTGCCAGAATTTACTCGCGCAGACGTCATGGTGGTCGGTGACGTGATGCTGGATCGCTACTGGTACGGCCCTACCAGCCGTATTTCACCGGAAGCGCCGGTGCCGGTCGTGAAAGTGGATACCATTGAGGAGCGTCCTGGCGGCGCGGCGAACGTGGCAATGAACATTGCCTCGCTGGGGGCAGCGTCACGGCTGGTCGGTCTGACCGGGATCGATGACGCAGCGCGTGCGCTGAGTAAATCACTGGCTGACGTTAACGTGAAGTGCGATTTTGTTTCCGTCCCGACGCATCCGACCATCACCAAACTGCGCGTGCTGTCGCGCAATCAGCAATTAATCCGCCTCGATTTTGAAGAAGGCTTCGCCGGCGTCGATCCGCAGCCGATGCACGATCGCATCCAGCAGGCGCTGAAGCACGTGGGGGCGCTGGTGCTCTCTGATTATGCCAAGGGCGCGTTAGCGAGCGTTCAGCAAATGATCGCCCTGGCACGGCAGGCGAACGTTCCGGTGCTGATTGACCCGAAAGGCACTGAATTTGAGCGCTACCGTGGCGCGACGCTGCTGACGCCGAACCTTTCCGAGTTTGAAGCGGTGGCGGGGAAATGCCAGAGCGAAGAGGAACTGGTTGAACGCGGCATGAAGATTATTGCCGATTTCGACCTCAGCGCCCTGCTGGTCACGCGCTCCGAACAGGGGATGACGCTGCTACAGCCGGGCAAAGCGCCGCTGCATATGCCGACCCAGGCGCAGGAAGTCTACGACGTCACCGGCGCAGGCGACACGGTGATCGGCGTGCTGGCGGCAACGCTGGCGGCGGGAAATACGCTGGAAGAAGCCTGCTACTTCGCCAACGCGGCGGCAGGCGTGGTGGTGGGCAAGCTCGGCACCTCAACGGTTTCTCCCATCGAACTCGAAAACGCGGTGCGCGGCCGTTCGGAAACCGGCTTTGGCGTGATGGACGAAGCGGAGTTACAGGAAGCGGTCGCGGCGGCGCGCAAGCGCGGCGAGAAAGTGGTCATGACCAACGGCGTATTCGATATTCTTCATGCGGGTCACGTCTCTTATCTCGCCAACGCCCGCAAACTGGGCGATCGCCTCATTGTCGCGGTCAACAGCGACGCCTCCACCAAACGGCTGAAGGGCGACTCGCGTCCGGTCAACCCGCTGGAACAGCGGATGATCGTACTCGGCGCGCTGGAAGCGGTAGACTGGGTGGTTTCTTTTGAAGAAGACACGCCGCAACGTCTGATTGCCGGGGTTCTGCCGGATCTGCTGGTGAAAGGCGGCGACTACAAGCCGGAAGATATCGCCGGTAGCAAAGAAGTGTGGGCCAACGGCGGCGAGGTGCTGGTGCTTAACTTCGAAGACGGCTGCTCGACGACCAATATCATTCGCAAGATCCAGAAAGACAGCCACCAGTAG